A single genomic interval of Mycobacterium sp. DL592 harbors:
- the ripC gene encoding peptidoglycan hydrolase RipC: protein MRFDRRSLAKRVLRRHVVGGIAALLFASAVITGTVHADPADDGVAKLNELSRQAEQLTESMHSAQLDLDKKLQVQAAAEKQHVDDLAAADAAKAQLATYQVSVDKFAAAMYMGGRMDGFNAILTAESPQGLIDKMAVQKVMSTEMTAQMQNYRRLSDETVKAEAASAKSAADAKTAAEQAAAVRADLQRKQSQLQVQIAIVKSRYQTLTPDQRTALAAPGPVPPPEILAAPAPDALPPIDAPPPPPEAAEVIPMAAVPSPGEGSSEGAIAVQAALTRIGDPYVWGGSGPNQFDCSGLVMWAFQQAGIFLPHSSQALAAGGQPVSMDQMQPGDVVNYYSDASHSAIYIGDGMMVHASTFGVPVRVAPVNNAPIYNIRRY from the coding sequence TTGAGGTTTGATCGCAGGTCCCTGGCGAAACGCGTTCTTCGGCGCCATGTCGTCGGTGGGATCGCGGCCCTCCTGTTCGCCTCGGCCGTTATCACAGGCACTGTGCACGCAGACCCCGCCGACGACGGTGTGGCAAAGCTCAACGAGCTGTCCCGGCAGGCCGAGCAGCTCACCGAATCGATGCATTCCGCTCAGCTTGATCTTGACAAGAAGCTGCAAGTCCAGGCTGCCGCGGAGAAGCAGCACGTCGACGACCTGGCCGCAGCCGATGCCGCCAAGGCGCAGCTGGCTACCTATCAGGTATCGGTCGACAAGTTTGCTGCGGCGATGTACATGGGTGGCCGGATGGACGGCTTCAACGCCATCCTGACCGCCGAGTCGCCGCAGGGCCTGATCGACAAGATGGCCGTCCAGAAGGTCATGTCCACCGAGATGACCGCACAGATGCAGAACTACCGGCGGCTGTCCGACGAGACCGTCAAGGCTGAGGCAGCCTCCGCCAAGTCCGCCGCCGACGCCAAGACCGCCGCCGAACAGGCCGCCGCGGTGCGCGCTGACCTGCAGCGCAAGCAGTCGCAGCTGCAAGTCCAGATCGCCATCGTCAAGTCGCGTTACCAGACTCTGACCCCCGATCAGCGGACCGCACTGGCCGCACCTGGCCCCGTCCCGCCGCCGGAGATTCTGGCCGCGCCCGCTCCTGATGCGCTGCCGCCGATCGACGCGCCGCCGCCACCGCCGGAGGCCGCCGAGGTCATCCCGATGGCTGCCGTGCCGTCGCCCGGTGAGGGTTCCAGCGAGGGTGCGATCGCCGTACAGGCTGCGCTCACCCGAATCGGCGACCCCTACGTGTGGGGCGGATCGGGTCCGAATCAATTCGACTGCTCCGGGCTGGTGATGTGGGCCTTCCAGCAGGCCGGGATCTTCCTGCCGCACTCCAGCCAGGCGCTGGCCGCCGGCGGCCAGCCGGTGTCGATGGACCAGATGCAGCCCGGCGACGTCGTGAACTACTACTCCGACGCGTCGCATTCGGCGATCTACATCGGCGACGGGATGATGGTTCACGCGTCGACGTTCGGCGTACCGGTGCGCGTCGCCCCGGTGAACAACGCACCGATCTACAACATCCGCCGGTACTGA